From Sander lucioperca isolate FBNREF2018 chromosome 14, SLUC_FBN_1.2, whole genome shotgun sequence, the proteins below share one genomic window:
- the LOC116034860 gene encoding uncharacterized protein LOC116034860 isoform X2 yields the protein MATEFTQDSLLYFLQSSGGTVKNSDLLLHFRHFIRDHADQNRNREQFKKFVNSLATVKQIDGVSYVVLRKKFKGHVTGGGEGGSSEPPRLCARKNTEPSPENAKLSPARSTEKPRQKLREVTTPAPPGVIAGKTILPAAGIMLNNNNNSNMETNLNLKQKRQQVIRTPELCGRPAADQVVSQISETAQMKTPSLSEPFAPDQCTKAQHRVGFELPPGITPVVAALRHHEETSQQLPVPETLRGREACLQPEGGLHREPPLHPISLQLQAAPRPIRLRQSYKSAVSFDEDEEEVQIRQCSAGGTLPLSTPLRDVGRAISASSPCILDPPVSPVVVSSSSSSSSERKLPKIYLQDVERETMTPRGPGWSLESGVGQRGQWAGPGLEPGSVSGKSTRQSLPLEAERYMASPDGATEVVPHHDAHADRRYSQPAGVQLEPRQGPNQSQGERLSSNHSSIFSPSSDAPRPIRLRQSYKSAVSFDENEEEVQIRRCSAGGARPLSTPLRDMGRAISASSPCILDTPVSPSVVSSSSSSSSERKLPKIYIQDVERETMTPRGPGWSLESGVGQRGQWAGPGLEPGSVSGESTRQSLSLEAERYMASPDGATEVVPHHDAHADCRYSQTAGVQLEPRQGLNQSQGEWLSSSHSSIFSPSSDAGPSSSDYLSPRGLGWNGSYEDLHARAGETGGGSKIQEVLERARRANSKTTVPWHNSTGHLHDDQEPTARLSPFHYSSDYLHDNQNSTPCMVPCHLSTGDIYDREEAESSEGSTSSPPLGLHPAVARRLSSLLRSRMSRSLGADLDQLVQEESRAGGGSEAARLNRLHLISSSLSLRYNLSSSSLSSCSTPPRCQSLVDLDEEVKGRGGRRSSPIAASSTARHEGPSRQDTI from the exons ATGGCCACAGAATTCACTCAGGACTCGTTGTTATATTTCCTCCAGAGCAGCGGGGGCACGGTGAAAAACTCGGATCTGCTTCTGCACTTCAGACATTTCATTAGGGACCATGCGGACCAGAACCGCAACCGGGAGCAATTCAAAAAGTTTGTCAACTCCTTGGCCACCGTTAAACAGATCGATGGCGTCTCTTATGTCGTTCTCAGAAAGAAATTCAAAGGACATGTCACCGGCGGCGGTGAAGGGGGCTCTTCCGAGCCGCCGCGACTTTGCGCCCGAAAGAACACCGAACCTTCCCCGGAGAACGCCAAACTGAGTCCGGCTAGGAGCACAGAGAAGCCTCGGCAGAAACTGAGGGAGGTGACAACACCCGCCCCGCCGGGAGTAATCGCCGGCAAAACAATTTTACCTGCGGCTGGTATCAtgctcaacaacaacaacaacagtaacATGGAAACAAATTTAAACCTAAAACAGAAACGGCAGCAGGTAATCCGCACACCTGAACTTTGTGGTAGACCAGCAGCAGATCAGGTGGTGAGTCAGATCTCAGAGACAGCACAAATGAAGACCCCCAGTCTGTCTGAGCCTTTTGCCCCAGATCAGTGTACTAAAGCACAGCACAGGGTGGGTTTTGAGCTGCCTCCTGGAATCACACCTGTGGTCGCTGCACTCCGACACCATGAAGAAACCAGCCAGCAGCTCCCAGTCCCAGAAACCCTCAGAGGAAGGGAGGCCTGTCTGCAGCCTGAGGGAGGTCTTCATCGGGAACCTCCTCTTCATCCCATCAGTCTTCAGCTGCAGGCTGCTCCACGCCCCATCAGACTCAGGCAGAGCTACAAATCTGCTGTGTCTTTtgatgaagatgaggaggaggtcCAAATAAGGCAATGTTCAGCAGGAGGAACGCTGCCCCTGAGCACTCCTCTCAGAGACGTGGGGAGGGCCATCTCTGCCTCCTCGCCGTGTATCTTAGACCCACCTGTTTCTCCCGTTGTCGtgtcctcctcttcatcctcatcatcagaAAGGAAGCTCCCTAAGATTTACCTTCAGGATGTGGAAAGGGAAACGATGACCCCTCGTGGCCCAGGCTGGAGCTTGGAGTCAGGGGTAGGTCAGAGAGGACAATGGGCTGGGCCAGGACTGGAACCTGGGTCTGTTTCAGGGAAGTCCACCAGACAAAGCCTGCCTTTAGAGGCAGAGCGCTACATGGCGTCCCCTGACGGAGCTACAGAGGTGGTGCCTCACCATGATGCTCACGCAGACCGCCGATACTCGCAGCCTGCAGGTGTCCAGCTGGAGCCCAGGCAGGGGCCGAATCAAAGCCAAGGGGAGAGGCTGTCATCTAACCACAGTAGCATCTTCTCCCCCTCATCTGACGCTCCACGCCCCATCAGACTCAGGCAGAGCTATAAATCTGCTGTGtcttttgatgaaaatgaggaGGAGGTCCAAATAAGGCGATGTTCAGCAGGAGGAGCGCGGCCCCTGAGCACTCCTCTCAGAGACATGGGGAGGGCCATCTCTGCCTCCTCGCCGTGTATTTTAGACACACCTGTTTCTCCCTCTGTTGtgtcctcctcttcatcctcatcatcagaAAGGAAGCTCCCTAAGATTTACATTCAGGATGTGGAAAGGGAAACGATGACCCCTCGTGGCCCAGGCTGGAGCTTGGAGTCGGGGGTAGGTCAGAGAGGACAATGGGCTGGGCCAGGACTGGAACCTGGGTCTGTTTCAGGGGAGTCCACCAGACAAAGCCTGTCTTTAGAGGCAGAGCGCTACATGGCGTCCCCTGACGGAGCTACAGAGGTGGTGCCTCACCATGATGCCCACGCAGACTGCCGATACTCGCAGACTGCAGGTGTCCAGCTGGAGCCCAGGCAGGGGCTGAATCAAAGCCAAGGGGAGTGGCTGTCATCTAGCCACAGTAGCATCTTCTCCCCCTCATCTGACGCAGGCCCCTCCAGCAGCGACTATCTCTCCCCCAGAGGATTGGGGTGGAACGGCAGCTATGAAGATCTACATGCCAGAGCAG GTGAGACTGGGGGTGGTTCAAAAATCCAGGAAGTATTGGAGCGAGCCCGTCGTGCCAACAGTAAAACAACGGTGCCTTGGCATAATTCTACAGGCCATCTCCATGACGACCAGGAGCCCACAGCTCGTTTGTCACCATTCCATTATTCCTCCGACTATCTCCACGACAACCAGAACTCTACACCCTGTATGGTGCCATGCCACCTCTCCACAG GTGATATCTACGACCGAGAAGAGGCAGAGTCGAGCGAGGGCTCTACCTCTTCGCCGCCGCTGGGGTTGCACCCGGCAGTTGCCAGGCGGCTCAGCAGCCTCTTGAGGAGCAGGATGTCCCGCAGTCTGGGAGCCGATCTCGACCAGCTCGTCCAGGAGGAGtcaagagcaggaggaggaagtgagGCGGCCAGGCTGAACCGCCTCCACCTAATCTCCTCCTCACTTAGCCTACGCTACAACCTGTCATCTTCCTCGCTGTCGTCCTGTTCCACACCACCTCGCTGCCAAAGCCTCGTTGACCTGGACGAGGAGGTGaaggggagaggaggaaggaggagctCTCCCATTGCCGCCTCCTCCACTGCTCGTCATGAAGGCCCCAGTAGACAG gaCACGATATGA